The Anopheles coluzzii chromosome 2, AcolN3, whole genome shotgun sequence genome window below encodes:
- the LOC120950726 gene encoding uncharacterized protein C7orf50 homolog isoform X1: protein MAKKNQIKTESVATAEKSEAMEVTKKKGKQQKRTENGDAVMKTKGNGVAAAKPEKKKNEKPNKKRPAQSAAQQQDEDDAMGEETVVPAKVSKKAAGNGDLIMGGTTIDQVTGINLQKKTKKSRKVKQREKLGTKGAKVPAKSNEKLQKEALEYLDTWGKNRQEWKFSKLKQIYIQEHVFDDSFIGEEAWPIAVEYLSKTQGFARDLLTAKAKAIIKKGDVNMKVQDSANYKRARELLQCLG, encoded by the exons ATGGCTAAAAAGAATCAAATCAAAACGGAAAGTGTGGCGACTGCTGAGAAATCAG AAGCCATGGAAGTGACGAAGAAAAAAGGCAAGCAACAAAAGCGTACCGAGAATGGCGACGCAGTAATGAAAACGAAAGGCAACGGGGTGGCTGCGGCTAAAccggagaagaaaaagaatgaaaagccaaacaaaaagcGACCCGCTCAGTCGGCggcgcagcagcaggatgAGGATGATGCGATGGGAGAGGAAACGGTCGTACCGGCCAAGGTGTCGAAGAAAGCGGCCGGCAACGGGGACTTGATCATGGGCGGTACGACTATTGACCAGGTCACCGGCATCAACCTgcagaagaagacaaaaaagagCCGCAAAGTGAAGCAGCGCGAAAAGCTTGGCACCAAGGGGGCGAAGGTGCCGGCCAAGTCGAATGAGAAGCTACAGAAGGAAGCGCTCGAGTATCTGGACACCTGGGGCAAGAACCGGCAGGAGTGGAAGTTTAGCAAGCTGAAGCAGATCTACATCCAGGAGCACGTGTTCGACGATTCCTTCATCGGCGAGGAGGCGTGGCCGATCGCGGTGGAGTATTTGAGCAAAACACAGGGCTTCGCCAGGGACCTGTTGACGGCTAAAGCGAAAGCCATTATCAAGAAAGGGGATGTGAATATGAAGGTGCAGGATAGCGCGAACTACAAGCGTGCCCGGGAACTGCTACAATGTTTGGGATGA
- the LOC125906699 gene encoding uncharacterized protein LOC125906699, whose amino-acid sequence MPSKEDMLCALENAKVPVPPTATIAQIRMLYEELFPRSHVVAEQKLAPEVTHESVDTGDLAIKQMNDEQEIVKTANSGGLETELETLQKELQVLELRQKIAMLKSSNIASTSLPSSSSPPPLPLPTAQPVPPSLTSSPPLPLPLPTVLPVYVPNFEDFIGKFSGERGGVGVEHWFREFEQVCSLYTLNDQLKFFCMRRLLTDTAAIFAKTSGACTYETLKADLISTFTSKTSLEEVFKKLRARHLSQHESITRYVLEMQQIAGTVIPEEDLVNIIIDGIDDPINTSSIRFAAKSLEHLKTLLKKYETFRQTRGVTPTPAPLRTKPPAPPRGTGPSRQWAQNNNNEPARCFNCSQFGHYQSACPMPRRPKGSCFKCHQMGHTHRECRNFQPVTTAAVHHLGSHGFDEETADQILLSEIETPTQTDN is encoded by the exons ATGCCGTCTAAAGAAGATATGTTGTGTGCGCTGGAGAACGCGAAAGTGCCGGTGCCTCCAACCGCTACGATTGCTCAAATCCGCATGTTGTACGAGGAGCTATTTCCTAGAAGTCACGTTGTAGCCGAACAAAAGCTTGCGCCCGAAGTAACGCATGAAAGTGTTGATACTGGGGATTTGGCGATAAAGCAAATGAATGACGAGCAAGAAATTGTCAAGACAGCTAATTCTGGCGGGTTAGAGACGGAATTAGAAACACTGCAGAAGGAGCTGCAAGTGCTCGAACTTCGTCAGAAAATCGCTATGCTGAAGTCATCTAACATCGCTTCGACTTcgctaccatcatcatcatcaccaccaccgctgcctTTACCTACAGCGCAGCCAGTGCCGCCATCTTTAACATCGTCACCACCGCTCCCTTTGCCGCTACCTACAGTGCTGCCAGTGTATGTACCCAACTTTGAAGACTTCATAGGAAAATTTAGTGGTGAAAGAGGAGGAGTAGGGGTGGAGCACTGGTTTCGAGAATTTGAACAAGTATGTAGCTTGTACACACTAAACGACCAGCTGAAATTTTTCTGTATGCGCCGCCTGCTCACCGACACCGCCGccatttttgctaaaacctcAGGCGCATGCACCTATGAGACACTGAAAGCTGACCTTATTAGTACTTTCACATCAAAAACTTCACTAGAAGAAGTGTTTAAAAAACTAAGGGCACGACATCTCTCGCAACATGAAAGCATCACAAGGTATGTGTTGGAAATGCAGCAAATAGCGGGCACCGTCATTCCAGAGGAAGACTTGGTCAATATTATAATTGACGGAATTGATGATCCTATTAATACGTCATCCATACGTTTCGCTGCAAAATCGCTCGAGCACCTTAAAACCCTGCTGAAAAAATACGAAACTTTTCGTCAAACTCGTGGCGTGACTCCTACACCAGCACCGTTACGCACTAAACCCCCAGCTCCACCCCGCGGCACTGGCCCCTCGCGTCAATGGGCGCAGAACAACAATAATGAACCGGCCAGATGCTTTAACTGTTCTCAATTCGGCCATTATCAAAGCGCTTGCCCAATGCCACGCCGCCCCAAGGGATCCTGTTTTAAATGCCACCAAATGGGACATACACATCGAGAGTGCCGAAACTTCCAGCCCGTTACGACTGCTGCGGTGCACCATCTGGGTTCCCATGGATTCGATGAGGAAACTGCGGACCAAATACTGCTTAGCGAAATTGAAACG CCGACCCAAACGGATAATTAG
- the LOC120950726 gene encoding uncharacterized protein C7orf50 homolog isoform X2, protein MAKKNQIKTESVATAEKSAMEVTKKKGKQQKRTENGDAVMKTKGNGVAAAKPEKKKNEKPNKKRPAQSAAQQQDEDDAMGEETVVPAKVSKKAAGNGDLIMGGTTIDQVTGINLQKKTKKSRKVKQREKLGTKGAKVPAKSNEKLQKEALEYLDTWGKNRQEWKFSKLKQIYIQEHVFDDSFIGEEAWPIAVEYLSKTQGFARDLLTAKAKAIIKKGDVNMKVQDSANYKRARELLQCLG, encoded by the exons ATGGCTAAAAAGAATCAAATCAAAACGGAAAGTGTGGCGACTGCTGAGAAATCAG CCATGGAAGTGACGAAGAAAAAAGGCAAGCAACAAAAGCGTACCGAGAATGGCGACGCAGTAATGAAAACGAAAGGCAACGGGGTGGCTGCGGCTAAAccggagaagaaaaagaatgaaaagccaaacaaaaagcGACCCGCTCAGTCGGCggcgcagcagcaggatgAGGATGATGCGATGGGAGAGGAAACGGTCGTACCGGCCAAGGTGTCGAAGAAAGCGGCCGGCAACGGGGACTTGATCATGGGCGGTACGACTATTGACCAGGTCACCGGCATCAACCTgcagaagaagacaaaaaagagCCGCAAAGTGAAGCAGCGCGAAAAGCTTGGCACCAAGGGGGCGAAGGTGCCGGCCAAGTCGAATGAGAAGCTACAGAAGGAAGCGCTCGAGTATCTGGACACCTGGGGCAAGAACCGGCAGGAGTGGAAGTTTAGCAAGCTGAAGCAGATCTACATCCAGGAGCACGTGTTCGACGATTCCTTCATCGGCGAGGAGGCGTGGCCGATCGCGGTGGAGTATTTGAGCAAAACACAGGGCTTCGCCAGGGACCTGTTGACGGCTAAAGCGAAAGCCATTATCAAGAAAGGGGATGTGAATATGAAGGTGCAGGATAGCGCGAACTACAAGCGTGCCCGGGAACTGCTACAATGTTTGGGATGA
- the LOC120947716 gene encoding E3 ubiquitin-protein ligase MARCHF6 encodes MEGDICRVCRCEAQSDRPLFHPCICTGSIKWIHQDCLMQWMRYSRKEYCELCGHRFSFTPIYSPDMPRVLPLKYVAKGLLSSVGRAVKYWIHYTIVAVAWLGIVPLTAYRTYRFLFSGSIEMVLSLPIDMFSTENITMDVFRGCFVVTCTLFTFIGLIWLREQIIHGGGPDWLERDDPQVPEAPANGNANANVHPAEVVVDDNDAANNNNNNDDNNNEEDNNNNNNNNFLDNNLHNNRNAADEPLLHGQQQQQPDPAHQPQEANEAPVVPPEAEPLRRRPVPPRAANFGEPPADNVPIDPAEPPPPQPALADEPPEAAINEPGDGEAAADEANWNPMEWERAAEELTWERLLGLDGSMVFLEHVFWVVSLNTAFIVLFAFCPYSIGNFLITFLGINAPGKQLTYFHGLLTTMLGYCVIGITLVKLHAIARFLRWRRQRRILGLCYIVVKVSLLSVVEIGVLPLVCGWWLDICSLPMFDATLKDRKASFKVAPGTSLFIHWMFGMVYVYYFATFIVLLREVLRPGVLWFLRNLNDPDFSPIQEMIHLSILRHTRRLISSATIFGSAVLLMLWAPIQILKTFWPTFLPYTLSGDSEVNELSLQLLLLQFVLPSFFEQSHTRIWLKGLVRIWCNVVSRMLGIKSYLLGADPQPNEDDAAPPPRQQPDAGAGLAAAHQAIMQRDVPVGFQPYERPKFFAVRLIGLLVLMCISLAIGSLAILTIPVWIGRYGMALGSIGSSNIAPPPSAVSSTGTETPARPHELYTAAIGMYLCWLISRGIALAVNLVPQGRAAVIARIKHWISIGTSYALAMFVFVLMLGVIPLMFGLLLELVVVIPLRVPPDQTPVLFLWQDWALGVLYTKIACALTLMGPDWALKRAIEQAYRDGLRDINLNFIVRELGIPVITCFGLALAVPYVIAHSILPVFFPNPLTRTLISRQIYPFFLLIAFVIGIVVLQVRQFRKLYVAIKNDKYLVGQRLVNYDHQRKKRRPSVVATEAQEATGAATAAAAAAAGDTGGDAARSASDAANPPSSAMEPNNDGSTAEAAAAAASDEPGSTSSRIRVAMEAVQ; translated from the exons ATGGAAGGTGACATTTGCCGGGTGTGCCGCTGCGAGGCCCAGTCCGACCGGCCCCTGTTCCATCCGTGCATCTGCACCGGCAGCATCAAGTGGATCCACCAGGACTGCCTGATGCAGTGGATGCGCTACTCGCGCAAGGAGTACTGCGAACTGTGCGGGCACCGCTTCTCCTTCACGCCGATCTACTCGCCCGACATGCCGCGCGTCCTGCCGCTCAAGTACGTCGCCAAGGGGCTGCTCAGCTCGGTCGGCAGGGCGGTCAAGTACTGGATACACTACACGATCGTGGCCGTCGCCTGGCTCGGGATCGTGCCGCTGACCGCGTACCGCACCTACCGGTTCCTCTTTTCCGGCTCGATCGAAATGGTCCTCTCGCTACCGATCGACATGTTCTCGACCGAGAACATAACGATGGACGTGTTTAGGGGCTGCTTCGTCGTCACCTGCACACTGTTTACGTTTATCGGGCTCATTTGGCTGCGGGAGCAGATCATCCACGGTGGCGGGCCGGACTGGCTCGAGCGGGACGATCCGCAGGTACCGGAGGCGCCCGCCAACGGcaatgccaatgccaatgtgCACCCGGCCGAAGTCGTAGTGGACGATAATGATGCtgcaaataacaacaacaacaatgatgATAACAACAACGAGGAagataataacaacaataacaacaacaattttcTCGACAACAATCTGCACAACAACCGGAACGCGGCGGACGAACCGTTGCTgcacgggcagcagcagcagcagccagacCCGGCACACCAGCCGCAGGAAGCGAATGAAGCTCCTGTTGTACCACCGGAGGCGGAACCGTTGCGCCGTCGGCCAGTACCGCCCCGGGCGGCCAACTTTGGCGAACCGCCCGCCGACAATGTGCCAATCGATCCGGCggaaccaccgccaccgcaaCCGGCGCTAGCGGACGAACCGCCCGAAGCGGCCATCAACGAGCCGGGCGACGGTGAGGCAGCGGCCGACGAAGCCAACTGGAACCCGATGGAGTGGGAGCGGGCCGCCGAAGAGCTGACCTGGGAGCGGCTGCTTGGCCTGGACGGTTCGATGGTGTTTCTCGAGCACGTGTTTTGGGTCGTTTCGCTCAACACCGCGTTCATCGTGCTGTTCGCGTTCTGCCCGTACTCGATCGGCAACTTTCTGATCACGTTTCTGGGCATCAATGCGCCCGGCAAGCAGCTGACGTACTTCCACGGGCTGCTCACCACCATGCTCGGGTACTGCGTGATCGGCATCACGCTGGTGAAGCTGCACGCGATCGCTCGCTTTCTGCGCTGGCGTCGGCAGCGGCGCATCCTCGGGCTGTGCTACATCGTGGTGAAGGTGTCGCTGCTGTCCGTGGTCGAAATCGGCGTGCTGCCGCTCGTCTGTGGCTGGTGGCTCGATATCTGCTCGCTGCCCATGTTTGACGCCACGCTGAAGGACCGCAAGGCGAGCTTTAAGGTGGCGCCCGGCACGTCCCTGTTCATCCACTGGATGTTTGGCATGGTGTACGTGTACTACTTTGCCACGTTCATCGTGCTGCTGCGGGAGGTGCTCCGGCCCGGTGTGCTGTGGTTTTTGCGCAACCTAAACGATCCCGACTTTAGCCCGATCCAG GAAATGATTCACCTTTCGATTCTGCGCCACACGCGCCGCCTGATATCGTCGGCCACCATCTTCGGGTCGGcggtgctgctgatgctttGGGCACCGATCCAAATCCTCAAAACCTTCTGGCCCACATTCCTGCCCTACACACTGTCCGGTGATTCGGAGGTGAACGAGCTCAGCTTGCAGTTGCTGTTGCTACAG TTCGTGCTGCCCAGCTTCTTCGAACAGTCGCACACACGGATTTGGTTGAAGGGTTTGGTGCGCATCTGGTGCAACGTGGTGTCGCGCATGCTCGGCATCAAGAGCTATCTGCTCGGAGCGGACCCGCAACCGAACGAGGACGATGCTGCACCGCCACCCCGGCAGCAGCCGGACGCAGGTGCCGGGCTGGCCGCCGCCCATCAAGCCATCATGCAGCGGGACGTACCGGTCGGCTTTCAGCCCTACGAACGGCCCAAGTTCTTCGCCGTGCGTCTGATCGGTTTGCTGGTGCTGATGTGCATCAGCTTGGCGATCGGTTCGCTGGCCATACTGACCATCCCGGTCTGGATCGGGCGCTACGGTATGGCGCTGGGGTCGATAGGTTCGTCCAACATTGCGCCACCGCCGAGCGCGGTCAGCAGCACGGGCACGGAAACGCCGGCTCGGCCACACGAGCTGTACACCGCCGCCATCGGGATGTATCTGTGCTGGCTAATTTCGCGTGGCATCGCGCTGGCCGTGAATCTGGTGCCGCAGGGTCGGGCTGCCGTCATTGCACGCATCAAGCACTGGATTTCGATCGGCACGTCGTACGCGCTGGCCATGTTCGTGTTCGTCCTGATGCTCGGCGTGATTCCGCTCATGTtcgggctgctgctggagctggtgGTCGTGATACCGTTGCGCGTGCCGCCCGATCAAACGCCGGTCCTGTTCCTCTGGCAGGACTGGGCGCTGGGCGTGCTGTACACGAAAATTGCCTGCGCCCTCACGCTGATGGGACCGGACTGGGCGCTGAAGCGCGCGATCGAGCAGGCGTACCGGGACGGGCTGCGCGACATCAACCTGAACTTTATCGTGCGCGAGCTCGGTATCCCGGTCATTACCTGCTTCGGGCTGGCGCTGGCCGTCCCGTACGTGATCGCGCACTCGATTCTGCCGGTGTTCTTCCCGAACCCGCTCACCCGCACGCTCATCTCGCGCCAGATTTATCCCTTCTTCCTGCTCATTGCGTTCGTGATCGGCATAGTGGTGCTGCAGGTGCGCCAGTTCCGGAAGCTGTACGTAGCGATCAAGAACGACAAGTATTTGGTCGGCCAGCGGTTAGTGAACTACGATCATCAGCGTAAGAAGAGGCGCCCGTCGGTGGTGGCGACTGAAGCGCAAGAGGCTACCGGGGCGGcgacagcggcggcggcggcggctgcaggGGACACCGGAGGTGATGCGGCCCGGTCGGCCAGCGATGCCGCAAACCCCCCGTCCTCGGCGATGGAACCCAACAACGATGGTAGTACGGCTgaagcggcggcggcggcagctaGCGACGAACCCGGCAGCACCAGTAGCCGGATCCGTGTCGCAATGGAAGCTGTACAGTAG
- the LOC120950727 gene encoding thioredoxin, mitochondrial yields the protein MAAIQKILNLRAPIGTFVRGISTSVPRFEIFKVQSPEEFNEKVRNSKDPVIVDFFATWCAPCRMLTPRIETVIGENEGKIKLAKVDIDEHTDLALDYEVQSVPVLLAIRDGKVEQRLVGLQDTDKLRTWVQNVVGKTK from the exons ATGGCAGCGATACAGAAAATTCTCAACCTGCGTGCACCGATCGGGACGTTCGTCCGGGGCATCAGCACCAGTGTGCCGAGGTTCGAAATCTTCAAGGTGCAGTCGCCGGAAGAGTTCAACGAGAAAGTTCGCAACAGCAAGGACCCGGTGATCGTGGACTTCTTTGCAAC GTGGTGTGCACCGTGCCGTATGCTGACCCCACGGATCGAAACCGTGATTGGGGAAAACGAGGGCAAAATAAAGCTGGCTAAG GTTGATATTGACGAGCACACGGACCTGGCGCTGGACTACGAAGTCCAGTCCGTCCCGGTGCTGCTGGCCATTCGTGACGGGAAGGTGGAGCAGCGGCTGGTCGGTCTGCAGGACACGGACAAGCTGCGAACGTGGGTGCAGAACGTGGTGGGAAAGACGAAATGA